From Bacilli bacterium, the proteins below share one genomic window:
- a CDS encoding non-ribosomal peptide synthetase module, giving the protein MAKRLATEYVKTCLRLSEADMRRLIQLFREQRMSVKIQVCENGNQEMVLSDESGDEISLVFVQRANFYVLEGTFRIRHAKLTDVMRMAVSAFKGDAVVHRLYPAFTMIYEYERGAVAKIVEQAGGKERVIYEFKKSRWEQLWKLADVENEISEIHEAVDRLLDMRNLPAAETAKIDAELTKLAKRLFVLEA; this is encoded by the coding sequence ATGGCAAAGCGGTTAGCGACAGAATATGTCAAGACCTGCTTGCGATTATCCGAGGCCGATATGCGTAGGTTGATTCAGTTGTTTCGGGAGCAACGAATGTCGGTTAAGATTCAAGTTTGTGAAAACGGCAACCAGGAAATGGTGTTGTCGGATGAGTCGGGTGATGAAATTTCCCTGGTTTTTGTACAACGTGCCAACTTCTATGTATTGGAAGGAACGTTTCGCATCCGGCATGCGAAATTGACGGATGTGATGCGGATGGCCGTTTCCGCTTTCAAAGGGGACGCGGTTGTCCATCGGCTTTATCCCGCGTTCACGATGATCTATGAATACGAGCGCGGCGCGGTGGCCAAAATTGTTGAACAGGCCGGCGGCAAAGAGCGGGTTATCTATGAATTTAAAAAGAGCCGGTGGGAACAATTATGGAAACTAGCCGATGTGGAAAACGAAATCAGCGAAATTCACGAAGCTGTCGACAGACTTTTGGACATGCGCAATTTGCCTGCGGCGGAAACCGCAAAAATTGACGCGGAGCTTACGAAATTGGCCAAAAGGCTGTTTGTTTTGGAAGCGTAA
- the yihA gene encoding ribosome biogenesis GTP-binding protein YihA/YsxC, whose product MIVKSCEFVISAMSKEQFPRDFLPEIALAGRSNVGKSSLINRMINRKNLARTSSQPGKTQTLNYYLVNNSFYFVDFPGYGFAKVSKSLRQKWGQLIESYLLNRSELKLVLQIVDLRHPPTADDRMMYEWLKHYQIPMCVVATKADKIPKTRLPGHLRLIRQTFGMSDHDRLVMFSAETGAGKDELWSLIASFLQTDLQTESPQRSQGEKP is encoded by the coding sequence ATGATTGTCAAAAGTTGCGAATTCGTAATCAGCGCTATGAGCAAAGAGCAGTTTCCCCGCGACTTTTTGCCGGAAATTGCTCTTGCCGGGCGTTCCAACGTCGGCAAATCGTCTTTGATCAACCGCATGATCAACCGGAAAAATCTGGCGCGAACCAGCTCGCAGCCGGGCAAGACGCAGACGCTTAATTATTACCTTGTCAACAACAGCTTTTATTTCGTGGATTTTCCGGGATACGGATTTGCCAAAGTTTCCAAATCGCTGCGCCAAAAATGGGGCCAACTTATTGAGTCTTATTTGCTGAACCGAAGCGAATTGAAGTTGGTCTTGCAAATTGTCGATTTGCGGCATCCGCCAACCGCAGACGACCGAATGATGTACGAATGGCTGAAACATTATCAAATTCCCATGTGCGTCGTTGCCACAAAAGCGGATAAAATTCCAAAGACCAGGCTGCCTGGCCATCTTCGCCTGATCAGGCAAACTTTCGGGATGAGCGATCATGACCGGCTGGTGATGTTTTCCGCGGAGACGGGCGCCGGCAAAGATGAATTGTGGAGTCTGATCGCTTCATTTTTACAAACCGATTTACAAACCGAATCGCCACAACGATCGCAAGGAGAAAAACCGTGA